Genomic DNA from Sporosarcina sp. ANT_H38:
CGGTAAAGTTCCGTACTACATGCCCGATTTGAACGCTCGCATTGACTTTCTGAAACGGATCATATTCATGTGCTAGCACGCGCAAATATGTGTTCACACCTAAATCCGTATCAATTACATTTACCGTGTCGCCAAGATTTACTTTCTTTAAAGCTTCAAAACCTGGCAGATGCGCCAGATCCAAGACATCAATATCTAAACTAGAGACCAGTGAACCTTGTTGATTTTCCGTAGTCACCGTAATATTTTTTAAGTTCTCGCCTATTTTAAAAACAGGACCATTCGAAACTCCTCTGCGGCTTAATATTGACACCGTGTTTTTATGCCAAAGCAAGTCGCCGCCGAGCCGATTGGCCAAATCAATAATACATGAACGGATAGGGTCACCGTCTCCAGGCTTAAACAACATTTCTCCGGCAAAATCAACGCTACCGATAGTGAATTGCGTTCCTGCCTGGTCTAATAAGTCTTGTAGAATCCTCCCTGGAGAGTCTTCGATCTCTTCGATATAGTTGTTAAAATCGTTCAAGTCGTAAGAGATATGTTCAGACTCAATTTTCACCGACAAACCAGAGTTCCGTTCTTTCGTCAATCTTGCTAACTGGAAATGATCGCCGTCAACTTCGAAAATATCATACTTATTTGGCGTTAATAAAAAACCACTATTTTTAGGAGTGGTTTCAAATGAAAAGCGATAGTCGGAATTATGTTGCTCGTATATTACCGGATCAATTACATTTTCAAACGTTTCCTTCACCTGGAGCGTTGCAGCATCAAGTAGTTTAATAGTCATGTTGTCACCTCATCCCATCGTGAATCTAAGCTCCCCAACGTGAAAGTCCGCACCCATCCCTGCATCCACTGA
This window encodes:
- a CDS encoding phage tail protein; the encoded protein is MTIKLLDAATLQVKETFENVIDPVIYEQHNSDYRFSFETTPKNSGFLLTPNKYDIFEVDGDHFQLARLTKERNSGLSVKIESEHISYDLNDFNNYIEEIEDSPGRILQDLLDQAGTQFTIGSVDFAGEMLFKPGDGDPIRSCIIDLANRLGGDLLWHKNTVSILSRRGVSNGPVFKIGENLKNITVTTENQQGSLVSSLDIDVLDLAHLPGFEALKKVNLGDTVNVIDTDLGVNTYLRVLAHEYDPFQKVNASVQIGHVVRNFTDYILDFKDEVANIELEPVRRDPMLMTGSGRMEANASITTPFDGFWLEFGTVELSGLMTFDFKYAEGYDEVLSLVTGIRGDAGLSQNITVVARDVVKGGKITGIEVMGNWEADDIPDVKVSVQAVCRIFEVIAGG